The proteins below come from a single Archangium lipolyticum genomic window:
- the udk gene encoding uridine kinase — protein sequence MSSPLVVGIAGGTASGKTTVARKVRDALADCRVAFIDQDSYYRDLEDMTLAERREVNFDHPDAFDTDLMVEHLRELKAGRPIQKPVYDFVASTRQKNQTVRVDPGDMILIEGILVLHMKALRDEMNVRIYVDTDDDLRIIRRLERDIHERGYDFDRVVGQYLRHVRPMHKGFVEPSKHHADIIVPQGGNNDIGIGMIVGALRGRLLHPPPPR from the coding sequence ATGTCGTCACCCCTCGTCGTTGGCATCGCCGGTGGTACCGCTTCCGGCAAGACGACGGTCGCCCGGAAGGTCCGCGACGCACTCGCCGACTGCCGCGTGGCCTTCATCGACCAGGACTCGTACTACCGGGACCTGGAAGACATGACGCTCGCCGAGCGCCGGGAGGTCAACTTCGACCACCCGGACGCCTTCGACACGGACCTGATGGTGGAGCATCTGCGCGAGCTCAAGGCGGGCCGGCCCATCCAGAAGCCCGTCTACGACTTCGTCGCGTCCACGCGTCAGAAGAATCAAACGGTGCGCGTGGACCCCGGGGACATGATCCTCATCGAGGGCATCCTCGTGCTCCACATGAAGGCGCTGCGCGACGAGATGAACGTGCGCATCTACGTGGACACCGACGACGACCTGCGCATCATCCGGCGCCTGGAGCGCGACATCCACGAGCGCGGGTACGACTTCGACCGCGTGGTGGGCCAGTACCTGCGCCACGTGCGCCCCATGCACAAGGGCTTCGTCGAGCCCTCCAAGCACCACGCCGACATCATCGTCCCCCAGGGCGGCAACAACGACATCGGCATCGGGATGATCGTGGGAGCGCTGCGCGGCCGGCTGCTGCATCCCCCCCCGCCCCGGTGA
- a CDS encoding DUF692 domain-containing protein: protein MSLPDAAAWQLPWRGLGLSSNLDAADQPHPYRLLAESPGLFDFVEYSAPLSLDETRAQASLFPQMWERRQDVPVLFHPVHLNLYGPELEPGKVLADLDAHARAVGSAWVGNDIGWWHSGGQPFPGYLYFTPPFTEAGVRDSVAHALHVQSHLSVPLALENPAAFAKRGELHVLDFMARVHARTGLPMLLDLGHLLSYQLAARLPLEAGLDGFPLDKVIEIHIAGGVITRRGGRGYYVDDHTQPVREELFGLLESLLPRCPSLRAVTFEGDGHPLEVALLTLRRLRKLVPSAPRPPLALTPVTEPAPAFTGESQPWSLYETGYGAKPETGGDTEGARAETDFRLAVVAETLDRDWPISRLLLAGTRDDLRAFTASREFRELFEGLGRSPGHAFAAWTRRRLREHPDEGVAAAVSFETFLPNVFMMRPLAAPAPGQVGLAEDVRVGTFPADLTELVFAAKSLRRHLTGRAWACEVLDVSGLEALAQVARRPAPGPWSFVVRRRGRGPEVLTVPPSLLEVLRSLARAPQPVEAVPSALLAEGLARGLLRRG from the coding sequence ATGAGCCTTCCTGACGCGGCAGCCTGGCAGCTCCCCTGGCGGGGGTTGGGCCTCAGCAGCAACCTCGACGCGGCGGATCAGCCGCATCCCTACCGGTTGCTCGCCGAGTCGCCCGGCCTCTTCGACTTCGTGGAGTACAGCGCCCCCCTGTCGCTCGACGAGACGCGGGCGCAGGCCTCGCTCTTCCCCCAGATGTGGGAGCGCCGCCAGGACGTGCCGGTGCTCTTCCACCCCGTGCACCTCAACCTCTACGGCCCCGAGCTGGAGCCCGGCAAGGTGCTCGCGGACCTGGACGCGCACGCGCGCGCCGTGGGCAGCGCCTGGGTGGGCAACGACATCGGCTGGTGGCACTCGGGAGGACAGCCGTTCCCGGGCTACCTCTACTTCACGCCGCCCTTCACCGAGGCCGGTGTCCGCGACTCCGTGGCGCACGCGCTCCACGTCCAGTCCCACCTGTCCGTCCCGCTCGCGCTGGAGAACCCCGCCGCCTTCGCGAAGCGCGGTGAGCTGCACGTGCTCGACTTCATGGCCCGCGTGCACGCGCGCACCGGTCTGCCGATGCTGCTCGATCTGGGGCACCTGCTCAGCTACCAGCTCGCCGCTCGACTGCCCCTGGAGGCGGGACTCGACGGCTTCCCGCTCGACAAGGTCATCGAGATCCACATCGCCGGTGGCGTCATCACCCGCCGGGGCGGGCGGGGCTACTACGTGGACGACCACACCCAGCCCGTGCGCGAGGAGCTCTTCGGCCTGCTGGAGTCGCTGCTGCCGCGCTGCCCCTCGCTGCGCGCCGTCACCTTCGAGGGAGACGGGCACCCGCTCGAGGTGGCCCTCCTCACGCTGCGCCGCCTGCGAAAGCTGGTGCCCTCGGCGCCCCGGCCTCCGCTCGCGCTCACCCCGGTGACGGAGCCCGCGCCGGCCTTCACGGGGGAGAGCCAGCCCTGGTCCCTCTACGAGACCGGCTATGGCGCGAAGCCGGAGACCGGAGGGGACACGGAGGGGGCTCGCGCGGAGACGGACTTCCGGCTCGCGGTGGTGGCCGAGACGCTCGATCGCGACTGGCCCATCTCCCGGTTGCTGCTCGCGGGCACGCGGGACGATCTGCGCGCCTTCACCGCCTCCCGGGAGTTCCGCGAGCTCTTCGAGGGCCTGGGCCGCTCGCCGGGGCACGCCTTCGCGGCCTGGACGCGGCGCCGCCTACGCGAGCACCCGGACGAGGGCGTGGCGGCGGCGGTCTCCTTCGAGACCTTCCTGCCCAACGTCTTCATGATGCGCCCCCTCGCCGCGCCCGCTCCGGGGCAGGTGGGGCTGGCCGAGGACGTGCGCGTGGGCACCTTCCCCGCGGATCTCACCGAGCTCGTCTTCGCCGCGAAGTCCCTGCGCCGTCACCTCACGGGGAGGGCCTGGGCGTGCGAGGTGCTGGACGTGAGCGGCCTGGAGGCGCTCGCGCAGGTGGCCCGGCGTCCGGCTCCGGGCCCGTGGAGCTTCGTCGTGCGGCGCAGGGGGAGGGGACCCGAGGTGTTGACGGTGCCCCCGTCGTTGCTGGAGGTGTTGCGCTCGCTCGCGCGGGCTCCCCAGCCGGTGGAGGCCGTGCCCTCCGCGCTGCTGGCGGAGGGGCTCGCTCGCGGCCTGCTGCGGCGCGGGTGA
- a CDS encoding dipeptidase: protein MTARGTWSCLLALMGSLGCAGIQQVPEAPPPEVPPQVIRADLHVHVTMREALRPFFQGEPGDGVLAGSHAERLVNQVDPAALRRAGVRLILATVWPPPATRPGRSALGEALHQLEELEAFARRSPDFVLAHSAEEARRELARGQLVLVPAIEGGEGIRRVEDVDLLHAAGARSITLVHFFDNPLADAADDQFGPLVGGLTNGREGGLTPLGVEAVRRMIQLGILIDVAHASDKAIEDVLAITEPAGVPILYSHTGAGWAETRCLSTPLAQRIGRSGGLIGIGLFRSPFQEVPLTERWEGFQPGTCDDDVAHWLHYVRHTSPEAVMLGSDFSSVILRASPGGACARGMRHAGDLPALFAALEARGITRDNLDSSGERVLRLLEAVEVRSDPGVRQSARKLSPPRDDLFPD, encoded by the coding sequence ATGACCGCACGTGGTACGTGGAGCTGTCTGCTGGCGTTGATGGGAAGCCTGGGATGCGCCGGCATCCAGCAGGTACCGGAAGCACCACCCCCCGAGGTGCCACCCCAGGTGATCAGGGCCGATCTCCACGTGCACGTGACCATGCGCGAAGCACTCCGGCCCTTCTTCCAGGGAGAGCCGGGAGATGGAGTGCTGGCGGGCTCGCACGCGGAGCGCCTCGTCAACCAGGTGGATCCGGCGGCGCTGCGGCGGGCGGGAGTGCGGTTGATCCTCGCGACGGTCTGGCCGCCTCCGGCCACCCGTCCCGGCCGGAGCGCGCTGGGCGAGGCGCTCCACCAGCTCGAGGAGCTGGAGGCCTTCGCCCGGAGGAGCCCGGACTTCGTGCTGGCGCACAGCGCCGAGGAGGCACGGCGGGAGCTCGCGCGCGGGCAGCTGGTGCTGGTTCCCGCCATCGAGGGCGGTGAGGGCATCCGGCGCGTGGAGGACGTGGATCTGCTTCACGCGGCGGGAGCGAGGTCCATCACCCTCGTGCATTTCTTCGACAACCCGCTGGCGGACGCCGCGGATGACCAGTTCGGCCCGCTGGTGGGAGGCCTCACCAATGGGCGGGAGGGCGGTCTCACGCCGCTCGGAGTGGAAGCGGTCCGGAGGATGATCCAGCTCGGCATCCTCATCGACGTGGCCCACGCCAGCGACAAGGCGATCGAGGACGTGCTCGCCATCACCGAGCCCGCGGGCGTGCCGATCCTCTACTCACACACCGGAGCGGGATGGGCCGAGACGCGCTGCCTGAGCACGCCGCTCGCCCAGCGGATCGGCCGGAGCGGAGGACTGATCGGAATCGGACTCTTCCGCTCTCCATTCCAGGAGGTCCCCCTCACCGAGCGCTGGGAGGGCTTCCAGCCGGGGACCTGTGATGACGACGTCGCGCACTGGCTCCACTACGTCCGGCACACGAGCCCCGAGGCCGTCATGCTCGGCAGCGACTTCAGCAGCGTCATCCTCCGCGCCAGCCCGGGAGGCGCCTGCGCGCGCGGCATGCGCCACGCGGGAGATCTGCCCGCGCTGTTCGCCGCGCTGGAGGCCCGTGGCATCACGCGCGACAACCTCGACAGCTCGGGAGAACGGGTGCTGCGTCTGCTCGAAGCAGTCGAGGTCCGCTCAGACCCCGGGGTCCGTCAGTCGGCCCGGAAACTTTCTCCGCCACGGGACGACCTCTTCCCCGATTGA